One Bombilactobacillus folatiphilus genomic window, TTATGTCGCGTAAGATTACGATGCGTCCGGGAAAAGCGCAAAATATGTTGGAGTGGATTGTTGATTTTACTAATGGAATTGTGAAATCCTCATTTCCTGACAAGAATGAAGCACGGCCATTTATGCTTTACGCATTTGTGATGTTTGCCTTTATCTTTGTTTCTAACCAACTAGGGTTAATCTTTGAGATTATTGTTGGTGGCAAAACTTATGTTAAGTCGCCGACGTCAGACCCGATTGTGACTTTAAGTTTAGGAACCATTACTTTGGTTTTGGCGCATTATTTTGGTGTTAAAAAATTAGGTTTCGGTGGTTATCTGAAATCTTACTTCAAACCTATTGCACTTTTATCACCAATTAACCTGCTGGAAGAATTTACTAACTTTTTAACTTTGTCTTTACGGCTGTATGGTAATATTTTTGCTGGTGAAGTATTGTTGAGCTTGATCACAAAACAATTAGCACCGTCGTTTGGCGTTTGGAGTTATTTATTTTCTCTACCATTAAATATGGTTTGGCAAGGATTTTCGGTATTTATCGGAGCCATTCAGGCTTATGTTTTTGTGGTCTTATCCACAGTTTATATTTCTGAAAAAGTAGTAAGTGAATAATTGGAGGTATTATAAATGAAATTTTTAGCTGCAGGTATTGCTATAGGTTTAGCTGCCTTGGGTGCATCTTATGGTAATGGACACGTTATTTCCAAAACAATTGAAAGTATGGCACGTCAACCTGAAATGGTTAGCAAATTACAAACAACAATGTTTATTGGTGTTGGTTTAATTGAAGCTGTTCCTATTTTGGCCGTAGTTATTGCTTTTGCGTTAGTATTTTAATGATTAATTAAAAATTAATAAGAAAGGGATGACGCGGTCATGCAACCAGAATTATTATTAGCGGCTCATTCCTCATCGTTGGGTGATTCCTTATTTGTTTTAGTTTCATTTTTGCTTTTGTTGCTTTTGGTCAAGCATTTTGCTTGGGGTCCGATTACGAAAATGATGGATCAACGGGTTGATAAAATTACTGGCGACTTGGACTATGCTGACAATGAACGTAAGGAAGCTGAGCAGTTGAAGCAAAAACGTGCTTCAGCTTTGAAGGATTCTAAAGCTGAAGCCGTACAAATTGTTGCCGATGCTAAAAAATCTGGTGAAGACCAACGTAGTACTATCGTTGATCAAGCACATACAGAAGCTCAAGATATTCATCAACGTGCTCAAGCTGATGCTAAGCAGGCCAAGGTTGATGCCATGAAATCGGTGCAACATGATGTTGCTCAATTGTCTGTTGATATTGCAACGCAGATTATTGGTCGTGAATTATCAGTTTCTGATCAGCAAGATTTAATCGACTCATATATTAAGGAGTTGAATCCTAGCCATGAAACTAAATAAAGATGAAATTGGCCGACGCTATGGTAGAGCTTTATTTGAATTTGCAAGTGAACAAGCACAACAAAAAGCCATTTTGGATGAGCTTGTAGCAATTGAACAAATTTATGAACAAGTGCCCGATCTGGGCAATATTTTAACGGATGCGCGTTTGTCCAGTTTGGAAAAACAAAGTTTGTTGGATCTGATTCAAAAAAATGCAAGTTCTATTATGCAGCATTTTTTACAATTGCTATTTGATTATCGTCGACTAGATTGTTTGTCTGCAATTAAGGACTTCTATCAAACGTTGTATGATCAAGCTGACAGTATTTATGATGCGACTGTCACTTCAGCGATTGACTTAAACACAAGGCAAAAGAATTTGTTGATGCAAGCAATTGCCCAACAATTTGGAGCTAAAAAAGTGCGATTAGAAATTCAAATTAATCCAGAAATTATGGGAGGATTAATTATTAGAGTCGGGGATCAAATTATTGATGGTAGTGTGGCCTCTCGACTGAAGAAAATGAGTCAAGCCTTACTGAATAGTTAATTTAAAAGTATAGAGGTGAATTTAATGAGCATCAAAGCTGAAGAGATCAGTTCTTTAATTAAAGAACAATTAAAAAATTATCATGATGATCTTGAAGTTGAAGAAATTGGGACTGTGACTTATGTTGGTGACGGAATTGCCCGTGCTCATGGATTGGATAATGTAATGTCCAATGAATTGTTGGAATTTACCAATGGCTCATTTGGAATTGCTCAGAACTTGGAGTCCACTGATGTCGGAATTATTATTTTAGGTAAATTTGACGACATTCGTGAAGGCGATAAAGTTAAACGAACCAATCGAATTATGCAAGTACCAGTTGGTAAAGAATTGATTGGTCGTGTAGTTAATCCACTCGGTCAACCAGTCGACGGCTTGGGTAAAATTGCCACCGATAAAACTCGTCCAATTGAGACACCTGCACCGGGCGTTATGGATCGGCAATCTGTTAAGGAACCGTTACAAACGGGTTTGAAAGCTATTGATTCTTTGGTGCCAATTGGTCGTGGTCAGCGTGAGTTGATTATTGGTGATCGTAAGACTGGTAAAACTTCAGTAGCTATTGATACAATTTTAAATCAAAAAGATCAAAATATGATTTGTATCTATGTTGCTATTGGTCAAAAAGAATCAACAATTCGGGCTCAAGTGGAAACTTTGCGTAAAATGGGTGCAATGGATTATACAATTGTTGTCGAAGCTGGTCCTAGTGAACCAGCACCACTATTATATATTGCTCCTTATGCTGGCGCCGCGATGGGTGAAGAGTTTATGTATAATGGTCAACATGTGCTAATTGTTTATGATGATTTGAGTAAGCAGGCAGCAGCTTATCGTGAGATTTCGTTATTGCTCCGTCGTCCACCTGGGCGTGAAGCTTATCCAGGCGATGTGTTCTATTTACATTCACGTTTACTGGAACGAGCTGCTAAGTTGAATGACAAATTAGGCGGTGGTTCGATGACTGCTTTGCCAATCATTGAAACGCAAGCCGGCGATATTTCTGCTTATATTCCAACCAATGTCATTTCTATTACTGACGGACAAATTTTCTTGCAAAGTGATATGTTTTATGCCGGTAATCGGCCGGCTGTTGACGCGGGAACTTCCGTTTCACGTGTTGGTGGTGATGCCCAAATTAAAGCAATGAAAAAAGTTGTTGGAACTTTGCGCTTGGATATTGCATCATATAATGAATTGGAGTCATTTGCACAATTTGGTTCCGATTTGGATGAAGCTACTCAGTCCAAATTAAATCGTGGTCGTGTAACGATGGAAGTTTTGAAACAACCCTTGCATGATCCGATTCCAGTAGAAAAACAAGTTGTGATTTTCTACGCTTTAACGCACGGATTTATTGATAACATTGCCGAAGATAAGGTTTTAGATTATCAAAATCAATTGTTTAATTACTTTGACGGCAATTGTGCTGATTTGTTAAAAGAAATTAAAACAACCGGACAATTACCAGATACTAAAAAAATGGATAGTGCAATTAAAGACTTTACTGATGGTTATCAAGCTAACCTGGATAATCAGGATCAATAGTGGGGGGAATGACTAATGGTTGAATCCTTAATGGATATTAAGCACCGGATTGCTTCAACTAGAAAAACTGGTCAAATTACTCATGCTATGCAAATGGTTTCTGGTTCTAAGTTGATGCAAATTGAAAAAAGCTCTGCTGCTTATCAACTTTATGAGCAAAAGATTAAAGAAACGATGGGACATTTGGTTGCTAGTAAAATTATTAGCAGTTATAGTGGTGCAGAATCATCCAAAAGTGGTTTGTCGTTAGATCAGTTGCTGAAATCGCGCCCAGTTAAAAAAACAGCTTATATGGTTATTACCTCTGATCGGGGCTTGGTTGGCAGCTATAATTCAACGATTTTAAAAGCAATGATGGAACTATTTACCAAAAATCATGGTAATGACAAATCACAATTTACGATTATTGCAATCGGAGGTACCGGGGCCGATTTCTTCAAAAAACGTGGTTATGACTTGGCTTATGAATATCGCGGTGTGGAAGATGTACCCACGTTTGAAACAATTTCGAATTTGGTACAGGCCTGTGTTGAATTATTTGATGATGGCGCATTTGATCGTTTGGTACTTTGTCATAATCATCACGTTAATTCATTAACTTCAGCTTTTACGACAGATGAATTATTGCCGATTTCTACGGATGTGGCTGATGCTAATGATTTAGAACATCCTAAATTGTTAGAAGAATACATTGTTGATCCGTCGGTTGAAACAGTTTTGGAAAAAGTGGTTCCGCAATATGTGGAGTCAATCGTTTTTGGTTCTATTATGGATGCTAAAACGGCTGAACATGCTGCTTCAATGACTGCGATGCGGACCGCAACCGATAATGCTGATGATTTAATTGCAGATTTATCCTTAAAGTACAATCGGGCACGGCAGTCGCAGATTACGACAGAAATTACCGAAATTATCAGTGGCGCTGCAGCCTTAGAATAAAGGAAGGAGTTGTTTGAATGAGTCAAGGAAAAGTCGTTCAAGTAATTGGACCAGTTGTAGACGTTTCATTTCCGCTAGATGGCTCCTTGCCGGACATCAATAATGCCCTGACAGTTGAAACTAGTCAAGGAAATAAAATTACGCTGGAAGTTTCATTGGAATTAGGCGATGGTGTGATGCGAACCATCGCGATGGCAGGAACTGATGGCTTACAAAGAGGCACCGTTGTCGAAGATTTGGGTCATCCAATTAGTGTTCCAGTTGGTGATGTAACTTTGGGGCGTGTGTTCAATGTTTTGGGAGATCCAATCGATAATGGTGATGCGATTGATCAGGATGTTCAACGCGAAAGTATTCATAAGGAAGCTCCTAAATATGAAGATTTGAGTACAACTTCTGAAGTTTTGGAAACTGGGATTAAAGTTATTGATTTATTAGAGCCTTACTTGCGCGGTGGAAAAGTTGGTTTGTTCGGTGGTGCTGGTGTTGGTAAAACAGTTTTAATTCAAGAATTAATTCATAACATTGCTCAAGAACATAACGGTATTTCTGTTTTCACTGGTGTTGGTGAACGAACTCGTGAGGGTAATGATCTTTACTATGAAATGAAAGAATCCGGAGTTCTGGCCAAGACAGCAATGGTCTTCGGTCAAATGAACGAATCACCTGGTGTGCGGATGCGTGTTGCTCTGACTGGTGTAACCATGGCAGAATACTTCCGTGATGTTGAAGGTCAAGATGTCTTGTTATTTATTGATAACATTTTCCGGTTTACTCAAGCTGGTTCAGAAGTTTCAGCTTTGTTAGGTCGGATGCCTTCAGCTGTTGGGTATCAACCAACTTTGGCGACAGAAATGGGTCAGTTGCAGGAACGGATTACTTCCACTAAAAAGGGTTCGATTACTTCAATTCAAGCTGTTTATGTGCCAGCGGATGATTATACAGATCCAGCGCCAGCTACGGAATTTGCGCATTTGGATGCTACTACGAACTTGGAAAGAAGTTTGACGCAGCAAGGAATTTATCCAGCTGTTGATCCGCTGGCTTCAACTTCTAGTGCATTAGATCCAGAGATCGTTGGTCAAGAACATTATGCGGTAGCTACCGAAGTTCAACATGTTTTGCAACGGTATCATGAATTACAAGATATTATCTCTATTTTGGGAATGGATGAATTGTCTGATGAGGAAAAACAAATTGTTGCTCGCGCACGGCGAATGCAATTTTTCTTATCACAAAATTTCCATGTTGCAGAACAGTTTACCGGTCAACCTGGTTCATACGTTTCCATTAATGATACTGTTAAAGGTTTCAAAGAAATTTTGGCTGGTA contains:
- the atpB gene encoding F0F1 ATP synthase subunit A translates to MDESYPLVSIGGLTFSVTNCLSTLIAALVVFFVFFFMSRKITMRPGKAQNMLEWIVDFTNGIVKSSFPDKNEARPFMLYAFVMFAFIFVSNQLGLIFEIIVGGKTYVKSPTSDPIVTLSLGTITLVLAHYFGVKKLGFGGYLKSYFKPIALLSPINLLEEFTNFLTLSLRLYGNIFAGEVLLSLITKQLAPSFGVWSYLFSLPLNMVWQGFSVFIGAIQAYVFVVLSTVYISEKVVSE
- the atpF gene encoding F0F1 ATP synthase subunit B, with protein sequence MQPELLLAAHSSSLGDSLFVLVSFLLLLLLVKHFAWGPITKMMDQRVDKITGDLDYADNERKEAEQLKQKRASALKDSKAEAVQIVADAKKSGEDQRSTIVDQAHTEAQDIHQRAQADAKQAKVDAMKSVQHDVAQLSVDIATQIIGRELSVSDQQDLIDSYIKELNPSHETK
- the atpD gene encoding F0F1 ATP synthase subunit beta: MSQGKVVQVIGPVVDVSFPLDGSLPDINNALTVETSQGNKITLEVSLELGDGVMRTIAMAGTDGLQRGTVVEDLGHPISVPVGDVTLGRVFNVLGDPIDNGDAIDQDVQRESIHKEAPKYEDLSTTSEVLETGIKVIDLLEPYLRGGKVGLFGGAGVGKTVLIQELIHNIAQEHNGISVFTGVGERTREGNDLYYEMKESGVLAKTAMVFGQMNESPGVRMRVALTGVTMAEYFRDVEGQDVLLFIDNIFRFTQAGSEVSALLGRMPSAVGYQPTLATEMGQLQERITSTKKGSITSIQAVYVPADDYTDPAPATEFAHLDATTNLERSLTQQGIYPAVDPLASTSSALDPEIVGQEHYAVATEVQHVLQRYHELQDIISILGMDELSDEEKQIVARARRMQFFLSQNFHVAEQFTGQPGSYVSINDTVKGFKEILAGKYDDVPEDAFRSVGTIEEVLDKAKQMGYQPDSETTANSQEADVAS
- the atpA gene encoding F0F1 ATP synthase subunit alpha, which translates into the protein MSIKAEEISSLIKEQLKNYHDDLEVEEIGTVTYVGDGIARAHGLDNVMSNELLEFTNGSFGIAQNLESTDVGIIILGKFDDIREGDKVKRTNRIMQVPVGKELIGRVVNPLGQPVDGLGKIATDKTRPIETPAPGVMDRQSVKEPLQTGLKAIDSLVPIGRGQRELIIGDRKTGKTSVAIDTILNQKDQNMICIYVAIGQKESTIRAQVETLRKMGAMDYTIVVEAGPSEPAPLLYIAPYAGAAMGEEFMYNGQHVLIVYDDLSKQAAAYREISLLLRRPPGREAYPGDVFYLHSRLLERAAKLNDKLGGGSMTALPIIETQAGDISAYIPTNVISITDGQIFLQSDMFYAGNRPAVDAGTSVSRVGGDAQIKAMKKVVGTLRLDIASYNELESFAQFGSDLDEATQSKLNRGRVTMEVLKQPLHDPIPVEKQVVIFYALTHGFIDNIAEDKVLDYQNQLFNYFDGNCADLLKEIKTTGQLPDTKKMDSAIKDFTDGYQANLDNQDQ
- the atpH gene encoding ATP synthase F1 subunit delta, whose translation is MKLNKDEIGRRYGRALFEFASEQAQQKAILDELVAIEQIYEQVPDLGNILTDARLSSLEKQSLLDLIQKNASSIMQHFLQLLFDYRRLDCLSAIKDFYQTLYDQADSIYDATVTSAIDLNTRQKNLLMQAIAQQFGAKKVRLEIQINPEIMGGLIIRVGDQIIDGSVASRLKKMSQALLNS
- a CDS encoding F0F1 ATP synthase subunit gamma, with amino-acid sequence MVESLMDIKHRIASTRKTGQITHAMQMVSGSKLMQIEKSSAAYQLYEQKIKETMGHLVASKIISSYSGAESSKSGLSLDQLLKSRPVKKTAYMVITSDRGLVGSYNSTILKAMMELFTKNHGNDKSQFTIIAIGGTGADFFKKRGYDLAYEYRGVEDVPTFETISNLVQACVELFDDGAFDRLVLCHNHHVNSLTSAFTTDELLPISTDVADANDLEHPKLLEEYIVDPSVETVLEKVVPQYVESIVFGSIMDAKTAEHAASMTAMRTATDNADDLIADLSLKYNRARQSQITTEITEIISGAAALE
- the atpE gene encoding F0F1 ATP synthase subunit C, which translates into the protein MKFLAAGIAIGLAALGASYGNGHVISKTIESMARQPEMVSKLQTTMFIGVGLIEAVPILAVVIAFALVF